A part of Aegilops tauschii subsp. strangulata cultivar AL8/78 chromosome 2, Aet v6.0, whole genome shotgun sequence genomic DNA contains:
- the LOC109734238 gene encoding uncharacterized protein: MDAGGELNAAVAEPIGAVQYAPSPGATFDDDCDDLYGDVNLSFLPLPPLSPSPSSPPKTPSPGLSIPSPSPSPPPRRNPSPNPQPEPVPEPPKDPTPQHQPPLPLQKPPSPRQPKAPTFRHQPPRCASGGSTSSSPPTTALYIGDLPWWTTDAEVEAALAPHGALDGLYFYADKCSGRSRGSCRADFLHPAAAASAAAALHGRVFDGHHCVASLSCPPELRRFGADSDASAPAPAPGPNPTQGRGGSASSVTAARGKVGSLGDGSGVGPMAPRPRQFAAMIGGGGGFPSSIGQYNAGMGTDAMPPVVPPRVNPAYLAASRMAMGGPGTGMWPNQGMAGGLWGGLQPWNFGGCDMSWQQQHHRQAQQQYRGGNGGYVKLRGNGQERPGGRNQDRDIGNARGNPDRRQYGRGGGERPRERDRHQEYVPERERGRERNWNDKDQHGGGEQKRYPQYTEHDDWERRGRLRSRSQSRDSDDDDDHPRRRR, translated from the coding sequence GCGGCCGTCGCGGAGCCGATCGGGGCCGTCCAGTACGCCCCCTCCCCCGGCGCCACCTTCGACGACGACTGCGACGACCTCTACGGCGACGTCAACCTCAGCTTCCTCCCCCTCCCGCCGCTCTCCCCTTCCCCTTCCTCCCCTCCCAAGACCCCCTCCCCCGGCCTCTCCatcccgtccccgtccccgtctcCACCGCCGCGCCGCAATCCGTCCCCCAACCCGCAGCCCGAGCCCGTGCCCGAGCCCCCAAAAGACCCCACCCCGCAGCACCAGCCGCCGCTTCCTCTGCAAAAACCGCCCAGCCCGCGACAGCCAAAAGCACCCACCTTCCGGCACCAGCCGCCGCGGTGCGCGTCGGGGGGCTCTACGTCGTCGTCGCCGCCCACCACGGCGCTCTACATCGGCGACCTACCCTGGTGGACGACGGACGCGGAGGTGGAGGCCGCGCTCGCGCCGCACGGCGCGCTCGACGGCCTCTACTTCTACGCCGACAAGTGCTCTGGCAGGTCGCGCGGTTCCTGCCGCGCCGACTTCCTCCACCCGGCCGCGGCCGCCTCGGCGGCGGCCGCGCTCCACGGGCGCGTCTTCGACGGGCACCACTGCGTCGCCTCGCTCTCCTGtccgcccgagctccgccgcttCGGTGCCGACTCCGACGCCTCGGCTCCGGCCCCGGCCCCAGGCCCGAACCCCACCCAAGGCCGCGGCGGGAGCGCGAGCAGCGTGACAGCAGCCCGGGGCAAGGTGGGGTCTTTGGGCGATGGGTCGGGTGTGGGACCCATGGCTCCCCGGCCGCGCCAGTTCGCTGCGATGAtcggaggcggcggcgggttcCCGTCGTCGATTGGGCAGTACAATGCGGGGATGGGTACTGATGCGATGCCTCCTGTGGTGCCGCCGCGTGTGAACCCGGCATACTTGGCAGCCAGCAGAATGGCAATGGGTGGCCCTGGCACAGGGATGTGGCCTAATCAGGGGATGGCTGGGGGCTTATGGGGTGGGCTTCAGCCATGGAATTTTGGAGGCTGTGACATGTCATGGCAGCAGCAGCACCACCGCCAGGCGCAGCAGCAGTACCGGGGTGGGAACGGGGGCTATGTGAAACTGCGTGGCAATGGGCAGGAAAGACCAGGTGGTAGGAATCAGGACAGGGACATTGGCAATGCGAGGGGCAACCCAGATAGAAGGCAgtatggccggggcggcggcgaacggcCCAGGGAGAGGGACCGGCATCAGGAGTATGTGCCGGAGAGGGAAAGGGGCCGTGAGAGGAACTGGAATGACAAGGATCAGCACGGTGGTGGTGAACAAAAGAGGTACCCGCAGTACACTGAGCACGATGACTGGGAGCGGCGAGGGCGGCTCAGGTCAAGGAGCCAGTCAAGggacagtgatgatgatgatgatcatccGAGAAGGCGGCGCTGA